From Pseudomonadota bacterium, the proteins below share one genomic window:
- a CDS encoding SDR family oxidoreductase: MDGKRAFISGAASGIGAATATQFVAEGAQVAVADIDEARGREVATSLGESAIYVRLDVTREEDWVTALTTAQTSMGPLTTIVNSAGVSVPASIEDLTFDAFKRTLSINLDGVFLGCKHGLAMIKDARSASIINICSTLGVRGAAMFAAYCTSKGGVRMLTKSVAAHCAERGYDVRVNCVLPGAIHTEMVEGFVDAGVAAGATREMVLEEFAAQYPMKRLGKPQEVAHAIVYLASAESGFTTGADLPVDGGYLI, encoded by the coding sequence TTGGATGGCAAACGAGCGTTCATCTCGGGCGCGGCTAGTGGCATCGGCGCGGCGACGGCGACGCAGTTCGTTGCCGAAGGTGCACAGGTTGCCGTGGCGGACATCGACGAAGCGCGCGGCCGGGAGGTGGCAACGTCTCTCGGGGAAAGCGCGATCTACGTACGCCTGGACGTGACTCGGGAGGAGGATTGGGTGACGGCGCTCACGACCGCCCAGACGTCGATGGGTCCCCTTACCACGATCGTCAACAGTGCCGGCGTGAGCGTGCCTGCCTCGATTGAGGATCTCACCTTCGACGCTTTCAAGCGCACCCTATCGATCAACCTCGATGGCGTTTTTCTTGGCTGCAAGCACGGCTTGGCGATGATCAAGGATGCTCGCAGCGCATCGATCATCAACATCTGCTCGACGCTCGGCGTGCGCGGCGCGGCCATGTTCGCTGCCTACTGCACGTCTAAGGGCGGCGTGCGCATGCTCACCAAATCGGTGGCAGCTCATTGCGCCGAACGAGGCTACGACGTGCGCGTGAACTGCGTGCTCCCGGGCGCGATTCACACGGAGATGGTCGAGGGCTTCGTCGACGCGGGGGTCGCCGCAGGGGCGACGCGGGAAATGGTGCTCGAGGAATTTGCGGCGCAGTATCCGATGAAGCGCCTCGGCAAGCCACAGGAAGTCGCACACGCCATCGTCTACCTAGCTTCGGCCGAATCCGGCTTCACCACGGGCGCCGATCTACCCGTGGACGGAGGCTATCTAATCTAA
- a CDS encoding enoyl-CoA hydratase-related protein produces MRYDTIEFDATDLVATITLHRPTAANALDATMGRELSDAAQRCASDPKIRAVILTGAGKMFCAGGDVSAFLEHEDDLGNYIRALTQDLHAAIACLVRMDPPLITAVNGTAAGAGFSLSLIGDFVFAAQDAKFTQAYTGIGVSPDGGSTFFLPRLVGPLLAKRLVLRNEVLSAEEAKSLGLVSNVLPGDALLAHARGVALELAHGPTLAFGEARRLIADSFSHSLEAHLECESLAIAGLAGNTRDAREGMAAFRDKRKPEYRGE; encoded by the coding sequence ATGCGCTACGACACAATCGAGTTCGATGCCACCGATCTCGTCGCCACGATCACGCTCCATCGCCCCACGGCCGCCAACGCCCTCGACGCCACCATGGGGCGGGAGCTTTCCGATGCGGCCCAGCGGTGTGCGAGCGATCCGAAGATTCGCGCCGTGATCCTCACGGGCGCCGGCAAGATGTTCTGTGCCGGTGGCGACGTGAGCGCATTCCTCGAACATGAGGATGATCTTGGCAACTACATTCGTGCGCTGACCCAAGATCTCCACGCCGCCATCGCCTGCCTCGTGCGCATGGACCCTCCGCTGATCACCGCCGTCAATGGCACCGCCGCAGGCGCTGGCTTCAGCCTCTCGCTCATCGGCGATTTTGTGTTCGCTGCGCAAGACGCCAAGTTCACCCAGGCGTACACCGGAATCGGCGTATCGCCCGACGGTGGGAGCACGTTCTTCTTGCCCCGACTGGTCGGACCACTGCTGGCAAAGCGCCTGGTACTGCGCAACGAGGTGTTGAGTGCTGAAGAAGCGAAATCCCTCGGGTTGGTCAGCAACGTCTTGCCGGGTGACGCGCTCCTGGCCCATGCCCGCGGCGTCGCCCTCGAGCTGGCGCACGGGCCCACGCTGGCCTTCGGCGAGGCCAGGCGCTTGATCGCAGACTCCTTTAGCCATTCCCTCGAAGCTCATCTTGAGTGTGAGTCCCTGGCAATCGCTGGGCTTGCCGGCAACACGCGTGACGCGCGCGAGGGGATGGCCGCCTTCCGCGATAAGCGCAAACCTGAGTATCGGGGCGAGTAG
- a CDS encoding histidine phosphatase family protein, with the protein MIKQHLRNGLERRRLFVIRHGHVDYYGHGIANPTAAALTPRGREQALQTGRALAAIPLDVIFHSNVTRTAQTVDLLLSQLSDKAPPVRAIEQFRELAGGPLSEEAERHETVGALSEAFYESGGEHGSARVMNGPESFAEGQRRAESALRLLLDSHHWQQAVLVAHDVINRLLLGGVMGVGPAAAGKLEQDPCAINVIDFVGQRAPADGRFCVMRRYVKMMNFTCYDTIKQATPRTSLEHLFDLDLATYWSAS; encoded by the coding sequence GTGATAAAGCAGCATCTTCGCAATGGCCTCGAGCGACGCCGCCTGTTCGTGATCCGCCACGGACACGTCGACTACTACGGGCACGGGATCGCCAACCCGACCGCCGCCGCGCTCACCCCACGAGGGCGTGAGCAGGCGTTGCAAACCGGGCGCGCCCTGGCCGCCATTCCCCTCGACGTGATCTTTCACTCGAACGTTACGCGCACCGCGCAGACGGTGGATTTGTTGCTGTCACAGCTATCTGACAAGGCGCCACCTGTTCGTGCCATCGAGCAGTTTCGGGAGCTGGCGGGGGGGCCATTGTCCGAGGAAGCAGAGCGCCACGAGACGGTCGGCGCGCTGTCGGAGGCCTTCTATGAATCCGGTGGCGAGCACGGTAGCGCGCGCGTCATGAACGGGCCGGAGAGCTTCGCCGAGGGCCAAAGGCGAGCGGAATCAGCGCTACGCCTACTCCTCGACAGCCACCACTGGCAGCAGGCCGTGCTGGTCGCGCACGACGTGATCAATCGCCTGCTCCTAGGTGGCGTGATGGGTGTCGGCCCCGCCGCTGCAGGAAAGTTAGAGCAAGACCCTTGCGCCATCAACGTGATCGACTTCGTTGGCCAGCGCGCGCCTGCGGACGGGCGCTTCTGCGTGATGCGCCGCTACGTCAAGATGATGAACTTCACCTGCTATGACACGATCAAGCAGGCCACGCCACGCACCAGCCTGGAACATCTGTTCGACCTGGATCTGGCCACCTACTGGAGCGCCTCGTGA
- a CDS encoding SDR family oxidoreductase, with translation MHFAGKVAVVTGGASGIGEATARLLRDQGATVYITDVQYERGEMLAEQIGAHFVAHNVTSERAWGDLLEQVTGTDGRLDVLINNAGIFRPGTIEELTLQSLQEVLDVNLVGTALGCREAVRAMKANPEGPQGAIVNVSSIAGIVGFAAGAAYSASKGAVRLLTKAVAVHCAREYRTIRCNSVHPGVIDTPMNQATFEAADDPAAVRDTFAHMQPIGRMVEPEEVAQAIAYLASDSSMAVSGTEIVVDGAWLATANGL, from the coding sequence ATGCACTTCGCCGGTAAGGTGGCCGTGGTAACGGGAGGCGCGTCGGGCATCGGCGAAGCCACGGCACGCCTGCTGCGCGACCAGGGCGCCACCGTCTACATCACAGACGTACAGTACGAACGCGGCGAGATGCTCGCCGAGCAGATCGGCGCGCACTTCGTCGCCCACAACGTCACCTCAGAGCGTGCTTGGGGCGATCTCCTCGAGCAGGTTACCGGGACTGATGGGCGGCTCGATGTCCTCATCAACAACGCGGGAATATTTCGTCCGGGAACGATTGAAGAGCTCACGTTGCAGTCGCTCCAAGAGGTACTTGACGTCAATCTGGTCGGTACCGCGCTCGGTTGCCGCGAGGCGGTGCGGGCGATGAAGGCCAACCCAGAGGGTCCGCAAGGCGCCATCGTCAACGTGTCGTCCATCGCGGGTATCGTGGGTTTCGCCGCCGGCGCCGCCTACAGTGCATCCAAGGGTGCCGTACGCCTGTTGACCAAGGCGGTCGCCGTTCACTGCGCACGCGAGTATCGAACCATCCGCTGCAACTCAGTGCATCCCGGCGTTATCGATACGCCGATGAATCAGGCGACCTTCGAGGCCGCTGATGATCCGGCCGCGGTCCGCGATACATTCGCCCATATGCAACCGATCGGCAGAATGGTTGAGCCCGAGGAAGTGGCACAGGCGATCGCCTACCTCGCCAGCGATTCCTCGATGGCCGTAAGCGGCACGGAGATAGTCGTTGATGGGGCGTGGCTCGCGACGGCGAACGGCCTGTAG
- a CDS encoding acyl-CoA dehydrogenase — MEAIEPLCDRLEAFVRDTIFAFETDPRLTPHGPNAALVNEVRELAREQGCLTPHILADGSHRSQRDTARLLRITGLSPLGSVACNTAAPDEGNMFLLGKAANEAQKARFLDPLKSGRQRSAFFMTEPAESGGAGSDPSMMNTHARRSNDGSWVIDGTKTFITGADGAGVGIILAKAEEGACMFLVSLPDPQIRIERVLDTIDSSMPGGHALVHIDGLRVPPEQLLGQPGDGFRLAQIRLAPARLSHCMRWTGLGIRAQELATEYACRRQAFGKTLIDHEGVGFKLAENQIDLRQAILMTDWCAGVLDRNERGNVESSMAKVAVSEALFRVADRCVQVMGGSGVTGDSIVAQFFCETRAFRIYDGPTEVHKWSLAKKIKRAALARQETPEVADGDHGTHRAPGTDALRR; from the coding sequence ATGGAAGCCATCGAGCCGCTGTGTGACCGTCTGGAGGCCTTCGTCCGCGACACCATCTTCGCCTTCGAGACGGACCCTCGTCTTACACCGCACGGCCCCAACGCAGCGCTCGTGAACGAAGTGAGGGAGTTGGCCCGTGAGCAGGGGTGCCTCACGCCTCACATCCTCGCCGATGGCTCGCACCGATCCCAGCGCGACACGGCGCGGCTGCTGCGCATCACGGGCCTTTCCCCCCTCGGGTCCGTCGCATGCAACACGGCCGCGCCGGACGAGGGCAATATGTTTCTGCTCGGCAAAGCGGCCAACGAGGCGCAGAAGGCGCGTTTCCTCGATCCCCTGAAGAGCGGTCGCCAACGCTCGGCCTTCTTCATGACCGAGCCCGCCGAGTCGGGAGGTGCCGGCTCGGACCCCTCGATGATGAATACGCACGCTAGGCGCTCGAACGACGGCAGCTGGGTCATCGACGGCACCAAGACCTTCATAACGGGCGCCGACGGCGCGGGCGTGGGGATCATCCTCGCCAAAGCTGAGGAAGGGGCCTGCATGTTCTTGGTGAGTTTGCCCGACCCGCAGATCCGAATCGAACGGGTGCTCGACACGATCGACTCGTCGATGCCGGGCGGGCACGCATTGGTGCACATCGACGGTCTGCGCGTGCCCCCCGAGCAGCTGCTTGGTCAACCGGGCGACGGGTTTCGCTTGGCGCAGATCCGCCTGGCCCCTGCCCGGCTCTCCCACTGCATGCGCTGGACTGGCCTCGGCATCCGCGCCCAAGAGCTTGCCACCGAGTACGCGTGCCGACGCCAGGCCTTCGGCAAGACCTTGATCGATCACGAGGGCGTCGGCTTCAAACTGGCGGAGAACCAGATCGATCTGCGTCAGGCCATCCTCATGACAGACTGGTGCGCGGGCGTGCTCGACCGCAATGAGCGCGGCAACGTGGAGAGCTCCATGGCCAAGGTGGCCGTGTCAGAAGCGCTGTTCCGCGTCGCCGACCGCTGCGTGCAGGTGATGGGAGGCAGCGGTGTGACTGGCGATTCGATCGTCGCCCAATTCTTCTGTGAAACCCGAGCCTTCCGCATCTACGACGGCCCTACGGAAGTGCATAAATGGTCGCTGGCGAAGAAGATCAAGAGAGCCGCGCTAGCGAGGCAAGAGACGCCTGAAGTCGCCGACGGCGACCACGGGACGCATCGGGCGCCTGGGACCGATGCACTTCGCCGGTAA
- a CDS encoding acyl-CoA dehydrogenase family protein, whose amino-acid sequence MYSEDHHILRDAVGSFLRDCDPKDPTLGEAIVEQGWSGLLIDERYGGSAMDVTAACVLAEQIGRHLLCSPVLCAALIPSYVLQREATEALKSEWLPRIASGDTLVTLDASGDDGANNCVEQVGGELVLSGEWAFVPDLDQAEAALLPVTHGDGSLAMVLTQSVDMATAPFTTLDDRKFAKATLSTVAINPTRLLGAPALSTARHLGALIFAAEQYGSAIAAFELTVDYLKERKQFGRNLGSFQALQHRVASLYTELTMLEALVIKASVILQAQEHDAEKFCSMAKAKAGRVAALVTNEAIQLHGGIGMTEEYAVGRFIKRVAVSEKMFGDSDCHTDRVAVLSGF is encoded by the coding sequence GTGTACAGCGAAGATCACCATATCCTGCGCGACGCCGTGGGAAGCTTCCTCCGCGACTGCGATCCCAAAGATCCGACGTTGGGCGAGGCGATCGTCGAACAAGGTTGGAGCGGCCTGCTCATCGACGAGCGCTACGGCGGCTCCGCCATGGACGTCACCGCCGCCTGCGTTCTGGCCGAGCAGATCGGCCGTCACCTGCTCTGCTCGCCGGTGCTCTGCGCGGCTCTGATCCCCTCCTACGTCTTGCAACGCGAGGCGACGGAGGCGCTCAAGTCAGAGTGGCTGCCACGCATCGCCTCAGGCGACACGCTGGTGACCCTCGACGCGAGTGGCGATGATGGGGCTAACAACTGCGTCGAGCAGGTCGGCGGTGAACTCGTGCTCAGCGGCGAGTGGGCCTTCGTCCCCGATCTCGACCAGGCCGAGGCCGCCCTGTTGCCGGTCACCCACGGCGATGGCTCGCTGGCGATGGTACTGACGCAGTCCGTCGACATGGCGACGGCGCCCTTTACCACCCTGGACGATCGCAAGTTCGCCAAGGCGACGCTGAGCACCGTGGCCATCAACCCTACGCGCCTGCTCGGCGCCCCAGCGCTCTCGACGGCGCGCCACCTTGGCGCGCTCATCTTTGCGGCCGAGCAGTACGGCAGTGCGATAGCTGCCTTCGAATTGACCGTTGACTACCTCAAGGAACGCAAGCAGTTCGGTCGCAACCTCGGCAGTTTTCAGGCTCTTCAACACCGCGTAGCCAGCCTGTACACGGAGCTGACGATGCTCGAGGCCTTGGTGATCAAGGCGTCGGTCATCCTGCAGGCACAAGAGCACGACGCGGAGAAGTTCTGCTCCATGGCCAAGGCGAAAGCAGGACGAGTGGCCGCCCTGGTAACCAACGAGGCGATCCAGCTCCACGGCGGCATCGGCATGACCGAGGAGTACGCGGTGGGACGCTTCATCAAGCGTGTTGCCGTGTCCGAGAAGATGTTCGGCGATAGCGACTGCCACACAGATCGTGTCGCCGTGCTGAGTGGATTCTGA
- a CDS encoding acyl-CoA dehydrogenase family protein yields the protein MVTVSNPPTESTELSKFRAECRAWLLQHCPAELIGPHHSSEGRCWGGKRWVFESPAQRLWLERAAAKGWTVPHWPLEYGGAGLSRAERGVIAEEMQSLGMREPLYSYGITMLGPALLKFGSPGQKAAHLPKIARGEIRWCQGYSEPNAGSDLASLATKCEDRGDHWLVNGQKIWTSKADESDWIFAMVRTSHADKKQDGITFILIDMASPGITVRPIKLISGRSPFCEVFFDNVQVPKYYGPDNASVVGELGQGWRVGTYLLTHERSSLGGYTLNGSSEEQPILQAAKQKVGVDGSGRLANTVLRARLAAALIDDAACTALSEKLNAEAGQGNELGARSSLVKYASTKIIKEGYEIRMAFGDLDTLKKSPQEDEEYSLTARNWLYSRAYTILGGTSEIQLNIISKRLLHLPSR from the coding sequence ATGGTCACCGTCAGCAATCCCCCCACCGAAAGCACCGAGCTGAGTAAGTTTCGGGCCGAGTGCCGCGCCTGGCTCCTCCAACACTGCCCTGCCGAGCTGATCGGACCACACCACTCCAGCGAGGGCCGATGCTGGGGTGGGAAGCGCTGGGTATTCGAGTCACCCGCCCAGCGGCTCTGGCTCGAACGGGCCGCGGCGAAGGGATGGACCGTGCCGCACTGGCCTCTCGAGTATGGCGGCGCCGGCCTGTCGAGGGCCGAGCGCGGTGTGATCGCCGAGGAGATGCAATCACTCGGCATGCGCGAGCCTCTCTACAGCTACGGCATCACCATGCTCGGCCCCGCGCTACTGAAGTTTGGCTCGCCTGGGCAAAAAGCGGCGCACCTGCCGAAGATCGCCCGCGGTGAGATTCGCTGGTGTCAAGGATATTCTGAGCCTAATGCTGGCTCCGACTTGGCGTCCCTCGCCACCAAGTGCGAAGACCGCGGGGATCACTGGCTGGTGAACGGGCAGAAGATCTGGACCTCGAAGGCCGATGAGAGCGACTGGATCTTCGCCATGGTGCGCACCTCCCACGCCGACAAGAAGCAGGACGGCATCACCTTCATCCTGATCGACATGGCGTCGCCCGGCATCACCGTGCGGCCGATCAAGCTGATCTCCGGTCGCTCACCCTTCTGCGAAGTGTTTTTCGACAACGTGCAAGTGCCGAAGTACTACGGCCCGGACAACGCCTCGGTGGTCGGTGAACTTGGCCAGGGATGGCGAGTGGGCACCTATCTGTTGACCCACGAGCGCAGCAGCCTCGGCGGTTACACCTTGAACGGCAGCAGTGAAGAACAACCGATCCTCCAGGCCGCCAAACAGAAGGTGGGTGTGGATGGTAGTGGGCGTCTCGCCAACACGGTGCTGCGCGCTCGTCTGGCAGCGGCGCTGATCGACGATGCCGCCTGCACGGCCCTGTCCGAGAAGCTGAACGCGGAGGCCGGCCAAGGCAACGAACTCGGTGCGCGATCGTCTCTGGTCAAGTACGCATCCACCAAGATCATCAAGGAAGGCTACGAGATCCGCATGGCCTTTGGTGATCTCGACACGCTGAAGAAGTCTCCGCAGGAAGATGAGGAGTACTCACTGACCGCGAGGAACTGGCTCTACTCCCGAGCCTATACGATCCTCGGCGGCACCTCGGAGATACAGCTCAACATCATCTCCAAGCGACTGTTGCACTTACCGTCGCGGTAG
- a CDS encoding thiamine pyrophosphate-dependent dehydrogenase E1 component subunit alpha: MATDTVDSTVLLEIYRRTARIYHADCKFRQMISTGELAIVYYPVRGQEVLAAAMMTALEHDDYLVTIYRGLHDQIAKGVPLKPLWAEFAGKRTGTCCGKGGPMHITHPESGLMVTTGIVGSGIPIATGLGLASQLAGDGKVTVCSFGDGATNIGAFHEGVNLASLWNLPVIFLCQNNRYGEHTKFEFTSTTETVAERGVAYGIRSVRVDGNDAAQMYAAAREAVEHARAGHGPTLIEAMTFRFNGHVFGDPGKYIPKEELEAAMAADPVPRLREQLLALDISPSTLDDIDAQAVQEVEEAAAFALNSGQPELRENRLDVLSEEILG; this comes from the coding sequence ATGGCTACAGACACTGTCGACTCGACCGTCCTGCTCGAGATCTACCGGCGAACGGCGAGGATCTATCACGCCGACTGCAAGTTCCGCCAGATGATCTCAACTGGAGAACTGGCGATCGTCTACTACCCGGTTCGCGGTCAGGAAGTCCTCGCCGCCGCCATGATGACCGCCCTTGAGCACGACGATTACCTCGTCACTATCTACCGCGGTCTACACGACCAGATCGCTAAGGGCGTCCCCCTGAAGCCCCTTTGGGCGGAGTTCGCCGGCAAGCGGACCGGCACCTGCTGTGGCAAAGGCGGCCCCATGCACATCACCCATCCCGAGAGCGGGCTGATGGTGACCACCGGCATCGTCGGTTCGGGCATCCCTATCGCCACGGGTCTAGGCCTCGCGAGCCAATTGGCAGGGGACGGCAAGGTCACGGTGTGCAGCTTCGGCGATGGTGCCACCAACATCGGCGCCTTCCACGAGGGCGTCAACCTTGCTTCCCTCTGGAACCTGCCGGTGATCTTTTTGTGCCAGAACAACCGCTACGGCGAGCACACGAAGTTCGAGTTTACCTCGACCACCGAGACGGTCGCCGAACGTGGCGTCGCCTACGGCATCCGTTCTGTGCGTGTTGACGGCAACGACGCGGCGCAGATGTACGCCGCGGCCAGAGAAGCGGTAGAACACGCTCGCGCCGGTCACGGACCCACGCTCATCGAAGCGATGACCTTCCGCTTCAACGGCCATGTCTTCGGCGACCCCGGCAAGTACATTCCGAAGGAAGAACTCGAGGCGGCCATGGCGGCGGATCCGGTACCACGCCTGCGCGAGCAACTGCTCGCTTTGGACATCTCACCCAGCACCCTAGATGACATCGATGCGCAAGCCGTACAGGAGGTGGAGGAGGCCGCAGCCTTCGCCCTAAACAGTGGTCAACCGGAGCTGCGCGAGAATCGATTGGACGTACTCAGTGAGGAGATCCTCGGGTGA
- a CDS encoding transketolase C-terminal domain-containing protein, which produces MSELITFGQAYNLALAEAMENDEQVILLGEDVGDEQGGGVFKTMYGLSGRFGTDRVRSTPIAEQAILGAAVGSAIAGYRPVADIMFMNFLTVCMDQLVNHAAKLRFMSGGQTAVPLTVTTTTGTGRQFGGQHSDWLEAWLAHVPGLKVVTPSTPADAKALLLASIEDDDPTIFIQHIALMRAKGAAPAADHRVPLGKAAVVREGTDITVISYGARVRDCLQVAERLADQVSIEVVDLRTIAPFDEETVLRSVVKTQRAVVMHEAVKAFGVGAEIASRIHEELFGQLKAPVHRVGSKYSPVPFNPGLEQDWTANGGDLEVAIRKVMG; this is translated from the coding sequence GTGAGCGAGCTGATTACCTTTGGCCAGGCCTACAACCTTGCTCTCGCCGAGGCCATGGAGAACGATGAGCAGGTCATCCTGCTGGGTGAGGACGTCGGCGACGAGCAGGGCGGCGGTGTGTTCAAGACCATGTACGGGTTGTCAGGCCGCTTCGGCACGGATCGCGTCCGCTCAACGCCTATCGCCGAGCAGGCCATCCTGGGAGCTGCCGTTGGCTCGGCCATCGCCGGCTACCGTCCCGTGGCCGACATCATGTTCATGAACTTCCTCACCGTGTGTATGGACCAGCTGGTCAACCACGCGGCCAAGCTTCGGTTCATGTCCGGGGGGCAGACGGCGGTGCCGCTGACGGTGACCACCACCACGGGCACGGGCCGGCAGTTCGGCGGCCAGCACTCCGATTGGCTCGAAGCGTGGTTGGCGCACGTGCCGGGACTCAAGGTGGTCACGCCGTCTACGCCGGCCGACGCCAAGGCGCTGCTGCTCGCCAGTATCGAGGACGACGACCCGACCATCTTCATCCAGCACATCGCCCTGATGCGCGCCAAGGGCGCCGCTCCCGCCGCCGACCATCGCGTGCCCCTCGGTAAGGCGGCGGTGGTGCGCGAGGGCACCGACATCACAGTGATCAGCTACGGCGCCCGTGTGCGCGACTGCCTGCAGGTGGCTGAGCGCCTGGCCGATCAGGTGTCGATCGAGGTCGTGGACCTGCGCACGATCGCCCCCTTTGACGAGGAGACCGTGCTGCGCTCGGTGGTCAAGACGCAGCGCGCCGTGGTCATGCACGAGGCGGTGAAGGCCTTTGGCGTGGGGGCGGAGATCGCCTCGCGCATTCACGAGGAGCTCTTCGGCCAGTTGAAAGCCCCCGTGCATCGGGTTGGCTCCAAGTACTCCCCCGTTCCCTTCAACCCCGGGCTTGAGCAGGACTGGACGGCGAACGGCGGCGATCTAGAAGTAGCGATCCGTAAAGTGATGGGATGA
- a CDS encoding biotin/lipoyl-containing protein: MPKIRLKLPKLDMSMEEAAIAEWLVKTGDRVTKGQAMYLVESDKAATEVECPIDGTVTVIGEVGVPYKIGHIVAEIDTGS, encoded by the coding sequence ATGCCTAAGATTCGACTAAAGCTGCCGAAACTCGATATGTCCATGGAGGAGGCTGCCATCGCCGAGTGGCTGGTGAAGACCGGCGATCGGGTGACCAAGGGGCAAGCGATGTACCTGGTGGAGTCGGACAAGGCCGCGACGGAGGTGGAGTGCCCGATCGATGGCACGGTCACGGTGATCGGCGAAGTGGGAGTGCCCTACAAGATCGGACACATCGTCGCGGAGATCG